A stretch of Pirellulales bacterium DNA encodes these proteins:
- a CDS encoding DUF6680 family protein, with translation MPDWLMPVITVAAIIVGPILAVSVTLWHENRKQKLAAKRWLFFTLMAYRKSWPPAPDWLSALNQIDVVFYDVPPVVQAWRTYHDALCVTSDEHLLATNPYTKMLDLLHEMAQHLSYSKIKPGDLDRFYSPKLLGNITNFQAQIQIELLRVLQNTGHILVAPKPEAANKPQESSRLTNPAAMPGISDDGS, from the coding sequence ATGCCAGATTGGTTGATGCCCGTAATCACTGTCGCGGCAATCATCGTCGGCCCGATTCTGGCGGTCAGCGTGACGCTATGGCATGAAAACCGAAAACAGAAGCTCGCCGCCAAGCGATGGCTGTTTTTCACGTTGATGGCCTATAGGAAATCCTGGCCGCCGGCACCGGATTGGCTTTCCGCCCTCAATCAGATTGACGTGGTTTTCTATGACGTTCCGCCGGTCGTTCAAGCGTGGCGAACATACCACGACGCACTTTGCGTCACTTCCGATGAACATTTACTTGCAACAAATCCCTATACCAAGATGCTGGACCTACTTCACGAAATGGCGCAGCATCTTAGCTACTCGAAGATAAAACCGGGCGACCTTGACCGCTTTTATTCGCCAAAGCTGCTCGGCAATATCACAAACTTTCAAGCCCAAATTCAAATAGAATTGCTGCGCGTGCTGCAAAACACGGGTCATATTTTGGTCGCCCCGAAACCGGAAGCGGCGAACAAACCTCAAGAATCGTCGCGACTTACCAACCCGGCGGCCATGCCCGGAATCAGCGACGACGGTTCGT